The Anopheles maculipalpis chromosome 3RL, idAnoMacuDA_375_x, whole genome shotgun sequence genomic sequence ggtttgttgttgtttttttccttacaaTGTCACATTCTGGTTTTCTGTAGGTCGCCAACTGTTGAGAAGGCGGCCTTACctttttctgctgttgttgtctTCTAATCAAGAGCCAACAAAACCACGGAAACTAAGCCGTGGTATAAAAGGCTAGGGACAAGAAGTTAGAATTGTTACTTTAGCACATTTCCTCGCACCGAACGGCAGAAATCCAGGGGCAGCAGAAACTGCGATGAAAGTAAGTACTGGTTGGAAGTGTGATAGCGTGAGAATAAAAAGGAAGTGCAAGCTTATCAAGTGTCATCTTATCATCGTTCCCCCGAAACAAGTTCCTCAGCAAAGTGCTCCGTATTGCGCTGGCAGTGGGCATCGTGTCTTCGCTGGTGGGCCAGCTGGATGCATCGTTTCCGGGTCTTTCGCTGGAAGGATGGCCCTACTTTTATCCGCTCGGACCCTGGCATGATCATACCCCGATACAACCGTACTACGAACCCGTACCGATCACACCCGTAGTGGCGGCGCAACTCGCGGAATATCCGGGCGCGATGTCCGTTGCGGCAACACGAGGCGCAATCCATATTGCACCACTGCCTGGTCACTCCATTTCGCAGTTCCAGTACAATCTGGACGCACCACCGGGAACATACTAGAAATCCAAACCACTTACACTGTTCACTTAAAACTTAGTCAATAAACAACTGTATTTCTCGCAAGTACACTATCCCACCGGTAACACAAGATGTGGCCATTAGCTTCTTTACGTTTTACACAATTTGAGAATTTCCACAGCACTCCTCACCGAGGGTCCTGAGCGAGCAGCTTCTGCATTAGTGTCGGCGCAACGTATTGGTTGGTGCTGTAGCCCTGTCCTTTGATGAATACGTTCGGTACGGCCCAGGGACCTGGTTTGCCTCGTTGCACAGGAACGTACGCAACCAGGGAGGAGGATGGAGCTACGAGACTCAGATACTGATTATCGGGCAGGAACAGATCCTGCTGGTAATGGTGTTGATGAGTTTGTTGGTGAACCTGCCCGTGAAGTGCGTGTGAAAAGTGTACCCCGGGTACAGTTGCTTCGTAGTGATTTGCGTGAGGTTCGGGAAATCTCACTGCCGGGTGTTCCTGGAGCAATCCCGTCTCCACGTGGTCAAAGTACTTTGGCCTGGGAAAATATCCTTCATCGAGTGGATGAACCGGTTGGTAGGGTGTAAAAAGAGCGAGATTGGTGGAATGTGCTGCACAGTGTGTGACGTAAACAGCTAACAAAACGGTGACAAAAAGCTGATCGACGATCGATGAGCAAGGTTAGTGAAGTGGTCCAAATGAATTTGCTGCAAATTAAGCTTACCTTCATGTTTCGTGCAATGCGTTTGCCTCGTAGTATCCAAAATTGCTAGCGTGTGTGACGGTCAAACACAAACTGGATCATCCTCAACGGTGGTGATCACGTTTTATAACGAAGAAATGTCGAACTGATGTACGCCCCAGTGTCCAAAAGAGCGGATGCACCTGCGCAATTCAGATGGCGCCTTATGCAATATGCCTTTAGCGTTGGTGGTCCAATTGTGTAGACAAGAGGATAGTGGTGTGATATAGTGGATCATAAAACGGTAAGACTGGCACTGGTGCTTTAGTGAGTCGCACGTGAATGCTAGTGAGTGAGGTTGCGCAGTGAAAGATCTCAGTATGATAGTGGGCCGTAAGCTCAACGGAGGGTGAAAGTTATGCTTAAACTTGACCCACAattggtgttggtgtgttggtgAAGAAGCGGTGAATGTTGTCAGGACCGATGAGATTATTTGTGTTCGTTAATGTTGAAACAGGTGTAGAAGGAGATCGTGAACCTAATGATGAAGTTATATGATGATTGT encodes the following:
- the LOC126560526 gene encoding uncharacterized protein LOC126560526; translated protein: MKSSIVDQLFVTVLLAVYVTHCAAHSTNLALFTPYQPVHPLDEGYFPRPKYFDHVETGLLQEHPAVRFPEPHANHYEATVPGVHFSHALHGQVHQQTHQHHYQQDLFLPDNQYLSLVAPSSSLVAYVPVQRGKPGPWAVPNVFIKGQGYSTNQYVAPTLMQKLLAQDPR
- the LOC126560525 gene encoding uncharacterized protein LOC126560525; the encoded protein is MKFLSKVLRIALAVGIVSSLVGQLDASFPGLSLEGWPYFYPLGPWHDHTPIQPYYEPVPITPVVAAQLAEYPGAMSVAATRGAIHIAPLPGHSISQFQYNLDAPPGTY